In one Natronomonas pharaonis DSM 2160 genomic region, the following are encoded:
- the nrdR gene encoding transcriptional regulator NrdR gives MNCPDCGNGRTRVIDTGASSDGASVRRRRECQRCSFRFTTYERPEWKSLQVKKRDGTIESFDQQKLRTGIERAVEKRGVAETTVTALVDDIESELQDREARIVSSSLIGELVSENLRTLDKVAYIRFVSVYKAFSEPQEFLKELDAVLGAELDDFEASNSSQ, from the coding sequence ATGAACTGCCCGGACTGCGGGAACGGGCGAACGCGCGTCATTGATACAGGGGCCAGTTCCGACGGAGCTTCCGTCCGGCGACGCCGCGAGTGTCAACGCTGTTCGTTCCGCTTTACGACCTACGAACGTCCGGAGTGGAAGTCCCTCCAAGTGAAAAAACGTGACGGAACCATCGAATCGTTCGACCAACAGAAGCTCCGCACAGGAATCGAGCGAGCCGTTGAGAAGCGGGGTGTGGCTGAGACGACAGTGACTGCTCTCGTCGACGATATCGAGAGCGAACTGCAAGATCGGGAGGCACGCATCGTCTCGTCGAGTCTCATCGGCGAGCTCGTCTCTGAGAACCTCCGCACGCTCGATAAGGTAGCCTACATTCGATTTGTCTCCGTTTACAAAGCATTCTCTGAGCCGCAAGAATTTCTGAAAGAACTTGATGCAGTCTTGGGTGCGGAGCTTGATGACTTCGAAGCCTCGAACAGCTCACAATGA
- a CDS encoding ribonucleotide-diphosphate reductase subunit beta: MTESKTTGRDTETDIFSERTQLKPYEYADFLDYKDAIRNSYWVHTEFNFSGDVQDFRTNTTPAEKTVIKRTMLAIAQIEVQVKTFWADIYDEMPKTEVGNVGMTFAESEVRHMDAYSHLLDILGITEDFEEVTDVPAIEDRIEYLDKYLEKSESDDKQEYVMSILLFSTFVEHVSLFSQFLIMMSFDKYKKKFKGIANAVEATSKEEQIHGLFGVELVETIREENPDLFDEDFEEEVQAACQRAFEAEMKILDWIFGEGELEFLPRTHVDAFLRDRFNQSLENVGVEPIFEPDDGLLEETRWFDEDIMMTKDNDFFSKRSTTYNKHAQSVTAEDMF; the protein is encoded by the coding sequence ATGACTGAAAGCAAAACCACAGGTAGAGATACAGAGACCGACATCTTCTCGGAACGAACGCAGCTAAAACCGTATGAGTACGCCGATTTCCTTGACTACAAGGATGCGATACGGAACAGCTACTGGGTTCACACGGAATTCAACTTTTCAGGCGACGTTCAAGATTTCAGGACCAACACTACTCCTGCCGAGAAGACCGTCATCAAACGGACGATGTTGGCTATCGCACAGATCGAGGTCCAGGTGAAAACGTTTTGGGCAGATATCTACGACGAAATGCCCAAAACGGAAGTCGGGAACGTTGGCATGACCTTCGCGGAGAGTGAGGTCAGACATATGGATGCGTACAGCCACCTCCTCGACATCTTGGGGATAACAGAGGACTTCGAGGAGGTGACCGATGTGCCGGCAATCGAGGATCGAATCGAGTACCTCGACAAGTACCTAGAAAAGAGTGAAAGTGACGACAAACAGGAGTACGTAATGAGTATTCTGCTGTTCTCCACGTTTGTCGAGCACGTCTCGCTGTTCTCGCAGTTCCTCATTATGATGAGCTTCGATAAGTACAAAAAGAAGTTCAAGGGCATCGCAAATGCCGTCGAAGCGACCAGCAAAGAAGAGCAGATCCACGGACTGTTCGGTGTCGAACTCGTGGAGACGATTCGCGAGGAGAATCCGGACCTCTTCGACGAGGACTTCGAAGAAGAGGTCCAAGCAGCCTGTCAACGGGCGTTCGAGGCAGAGATGAAGATACTGGACTGGATCTTCGGTGAGGGCGAACTGGAGTTCCTTCCCCGGACGCACGTCGACGCGTTCCTGCGGGACCGGTTTAACCAGAGCCTCGAGAACGTCGGTGTCGAGCCGATATTCGAGCCGGACGATGGCCTGCTCGAGGAGACACGGTGGTTCGATGAAGACATCATGATGACAAAAGATAACGACTTCTTCAGCAAGCGGTCGACCACGTACAACAAGCACGCCCAGAGCGTAACCGCGGAGGACATGTTCTAA
- a CDS encoding ribonucleoside-diphosphate reductase subunit alpha: MAQAEPVLDDVKRQHEEPFYWLNEDSRAFLDEGYLLEGVTAEERVREIAERAEEILDDDGFADRFYDYMSRGFYSLASPVWSNFGLDRGLPISCFGSYMEDSMESILYTQAEVGEMTKLGGGTSGYFGEIRPRGSPITNNGKSNGSYSFTELFDTIINVVSQGETRRGQFAGYIDVEHDDLEEWLNIKTEGDPVQDIYYGVIIGDDWFQAMVDGDEEKRETWAEIIEARINIGVPYIIFRDNMNEGKPQVYKDKGYEINASNLCTEIALPATPDESFVCCLSSMNALHYGEWKDTDAVETLTRFLDAVMEEFIEEAEGTQFMERPVRFAKRHRAIGIGVLGWHSYLQSEMIPFDSMEAMKKNEEIFRTIRERSYEESRRLADEFGEPEVLEGYGRRNTTTMSVAPTKSSSVILGQVSPSIEPLKSNYFVRDGAKLKSTQKNRFLEAILKQRGRDEREVWDSIAQQDGSVQHLDCLTDEEKEIFKTFAEIPQMAIINQAAQRQKYIDQAQSLNISIDPSEVSVKEINQLYIEAWRKGVKSLYYQNSVNAAQKFSRDILECKACES, from the coding sequence ATGGCACAAGCAGAACCAGTGCTCGACGATGTGAAACGGCAGCACGAAGAACCGTTCTACTGGCTGAACGAGGATAGCAGGGCGTTTCTCGACGAGGGGTACCTGCTCGAGGGCGTCACGGCCGAGGAGCGCGTCAGGGAGATCGCAGAGCGGGCCGAAGAGATCCTAGACGACGACGGCTTCGCGGACAGGTTCTACGACTATATGAGTCGGGGGTTCTACAGCCTCGCGAGTCCCGTGTGGTCGAACTTCGGTCTGGACCGAGGTCTCCCGATCAGCTGCTTCGGGAGCTACATGGAGGACAGCATGGAGAGTATCCTCTACACGCAGGCCGAAGTGGGCGAAATGACCAAGCTGGGCGGCGGCACCAGCGGGTACTTCGGCGAGATCCGGCCCCGAGGCAGCCCAATCACGAACAACGGCAAGAGCAACGGGAGTTACAGCTTCACCGAACTGTTCGATACGATCATCAATGTCGTCAGCCAAGGCGAGACGCGGCGAGGCCAATTCGCGGGCTACATCGACGTCGAGCACGATGATCTGGAGGAGTGGCTCAACATCAAGACCGAGGGAGACCCCGTACAGGACATCTACTACGGCGTTATCATCGGTGACGACTGGTTCCAGGCGATGGTCGACGGCGACGAGGAGAAGCGAGAGACGTGGGCAGAAATCATTGAGGCCCGGATCAACATCGGTGTCCCGTACATCATCTTCCGGGACAACATGAACGAAGGGAAGCCACAGGTCTACAAGGACAAAGGCTACGAAATCAATGCCTCCAACCTGTGTACCGAGATTGCACTGCCAGCCACGCCAGATGAGAGTTTCGTCTGCTGTCTCTCGTCGATGAACGCGCTCCACTATGGCGAGTGGAAGGACACCGACGCAGTGGAAACACTGACGCGGTTCCTTGATGCCGTCATGGAGGAGTTTATTGAAGAGGCGGAGGGGACGCAGTTCATGGAGCGCCCGGTTCGGTTCGCGAAGCGGCACAGAGCGATCGGGATTGGCGTCCTCGGCTGGCACAGCTACCTGCAGAGTGAGATGATTCCGTTCGACAGCATGGAGGCGATGAAGAAAAACGAGGAGATATTCCGCACCATCAGAGAACGGAGCTACGAGGAGAGTCGCCGGCTTGCTGACGAGTTCGGCGAACCGGAGGTGCTCGAGGGCTACGGTCGCCGGAACACGACAACGATGAGCGTGGCCCCGACGAAGTCCAGCAGTGTCATCCTAGGCCAAGTCAGTCCGAGCATCGAACCGCTGAAGTCGAACTACTTCGTCCGCGACGGCGCGAAACTGAAGTCGACGCAGAAAAATCGGTTCCTCGAGGCGATCCTGAAGCAGCGAGGCAGAGACGAGCGCGAGGTCTGGGACAGCATCGCACAGCAAGACGGGAGCGTGCAGCATCTCGACTGTCTGACGGACGAGGAGAAGGAGATCTTCAAAACCTTCGCCGAGATCCCACAGATGGCGATCATCAACCAAGCAGCGCAGCGACAGAAGTACATCGACCAAGCACAGAGCCTGAATATCTCGATCGATCCGAGTGAAGTGAGCGTCAAAGAGATCAACCAGCTCTACATAGAGGCTTGGAGGAAAGGAGTAAAGAGTCTCTACTACCAGAACAGCGTGAATGCTGCACAGAAATTCAGCCGAGATATTCTCGAATGTAAGGCTTGTGAGAGTTGA
- a CDS encoding ParA family protein, producing MLAYTTYSEAGGVAKTTTAANLAVAHARAGLDVLVVPLDPQDGNLSHLLGVDDDRADPSVDNIVRHMVNRPKGPFEELIVTAESGVDIIPEHNMLSDLADNLRREKEQAEAMGESFGVNTRLLSVLRDAGVHETYDVLICDPPATEGRHLYNAITATHSLVIPVEPSAKGEASVKGLESLVAGIEDTLDIDVGVLAAVPVKWSNTNEAQRVLDELEYSTPEVFRSRESLMNGCWRQQCSAFTYVSEHRDRTRDHELDTLERYDRLARHLEQQAGVEPPAPPEPGALEPEVTA from the coding sequence ATGCTCGCCTACACAACGTACTCAGAGGCAGGCGGTGTCGCAAAGACGACGACTGCCGCCAACCTCGCGGTCGCTCATGCCCGTGCTGGCCTTGATGTCCTCGTTGTACCGCTCGATCCGCAGGACGGAAACCTGAGCCACCTGCTCGGCGTTGATGATGACCGCGCTGACCCGTCGGTCGACAACATTGTTCGGCACATGGTCAACCGACCGAAGGGTCCCTTTGAAGAGTTAATCGTGACCGCCGAGAGCGGTGTTGACATCATTCCGGAACACAACATGCTCTCGGATCTGGCCGATAATCTCCGCCGGGAAAAAGAGCAAGCCGAAGCGATGGGTGAGTCCTTCGGCGTCAATACGCGGCTGTTGTCAGTCCTCCGCGACGCCGGCGTGCACGAAACATACGACGTTCTGATTTGTGACCCCCCGGCGACTGAGGGCCGCCATCTCTACAATGCAATTACGGCGACGCACTCGCTTGTTATTCCTGTCGAACCGAGCGCCAAAGGCGAAGCCTCGGTCAAAGGCTTAGAGTCACTTGTCGCTGGTATTGAAGACACACTGGATATCGACGTCGGTGTGCTCGCAGCAGTCCCAGTAAAGTGGAGCAACACGAACGAAGCCCAGCGTGTCCTCGACGAGCTGGAGTATTCGACCCCTGAGGTCTTCCGCTCCCGTGAATCGTTGATGAACGGCTGCTGGCGACAGCAGTGCTCGGCGTTCACCTACGTCAGCGAGCATCGCGACCGGACCCGCGATCATGAACTCGATACGCTCGAAAGATACGACCGGCTGGCCCGGCATCTCGAACAGCAAGCCGGCGTTGAGCCCCCGGCACCGCCGGAACCTGGCGCGCTTGAACCTGAGGTGACCGCATAA
- a CDS encoding IclR family transcriptional regulator encodes MVSEPDNDGGIKSAGTSFGIIETIYQNQPISLTELAAEVDIANSTAYEHISTLLDSGYIVKRADGYYLSLKFLDRGTKAKEYYQELLDVSEPALEQLVDETDEAVNLVVEEHGQAVYIDRRTGERGVPTNSWVGKRKPLHTLSAGKAILSQLPEERVDEILDARGLSVSTERAITTREELYDELEEIRQNGVSFNDRESHSQIRAVGAPIVVDDRVYGAVSVAGPAMRLTGEYFRQEIADLLQGAVNEIELKLTYH; translated from the coding sequence ATGGTATCCGAGCCTGACAACGACGGGGGGATTAAATCGGCCGGGACATCTTTCGGTATCATCGAAACCATCTACCAAAACCAGCCGATCTCATTGACCGAACTGGCAGCGGAGGTTGATATCGCAAACAGCACCGCCTACGAGCACATCTCGACGTTGCTCGACAGTGGGTACATTGTGAAGCGTGCTGATGGATACTACCTGTCGCTGAAATTCCTCGACAGAGGGACAAAGGCCAAAGAGTACTACCAAGAGCTACTGGATGTTTCCGAGCCAGCATTGGAACAGCTCGTAGACGAAACCGACGAGGCGGTCAACCTCGTCGTCGAAGAACACGGTCAGGCAGTGTATATCGACCGGCGAACCGGCGAGCGTGGAGTCCCGACAAACTCGTGGGTTGGGAAGCGAAAACCGCTTCATACGCTCTCAGCCGGGAAAGCGATTCTGTCGCAACTTCCCGAAGAAAGAGTCGACGAGATACTCGATGCGCGTGGACTTTCCGTATCGACCGAACGGGCGATTACCACCCGAGAAGAGCTATACGACGAGCTCGAAGAAATCCGTCAAAACGGAGTGTCGTTCAATGACCGTGAGTCGCATTCGCAGATTCGGGCTGTTGGTGCCCCTATCGTCGTCGATGACCGAGTTTACGGGGCAGTCTCAGTCGCTGGACCGGCGATGCGCCTGACCGGCGAATACTTTCGGCAGGAAATCGCCGACTTGCTGCAGGGTGCGGTAAACGAGATAGAGCTCAAACTCACGTATCATTGA